Proteins encoded within one genomic window of Diorhabda sublineata isolate icDioSubl1.1 chromosome 1, icDioSubl1.1, whole genome shotgun sequence:
- the LOC130444405 gene encoding dynein regulatory complex subunit 4, with protein MTREQLEAFAQRIKEENDREREERNFFQMERDKIRTFWEITRNELEEARAQVRNKDRALEEGVEKNEEELKFYKQKVKHLQYEHQNNLTECKAESLVALKQAQDEYAIKEKELLEDKRNLKALMREQDLSHQDQIKALKMQNSEDVSKARSEFETRAKEMEMKYEKKYTELRAHLNEKHAMEISEVEERKNEHISNLMKHHEISFNEMKNYYNDITLNNLSLISTLKDQMEILRKQNERMSKQVADLTAENKRLADPLKEALDQIKEYKRQLENYERDKQALANAKLMLSQKLKCLEDLRWSYDALELRFETLEKERDELNNRFVQAVLEVQQKTSVKNLLLNKRIQTLSQVAEHREIVIAELQAVAKTPPLRSNQKLEEILSKKNAQIADLQYELARVCKAHDDLLETFEEKLQVYGIPKQELGFTPLKIIPEGQGGLATGPAGLVAANR; from the exons ATGACGCGAGAACAATTAGAAGCATTCGCCCAAAGGatcaaagaagaaaatgatCGAGAACGAGAAGAGAGGAATTTCTTCCAAATGGAAAGGGATAAAATCCGAACCTTCTGGGAAATAACGAGAAACGAACTCGAAGAAGCCAGAGCACAAGTAAGAAACAAAGATAGAGCTTTGGAAGAAGGTGTAGAAAAGAACGAGGAggaattgaaattttacaaacaaaaagtgaaacacCTCCAATACGAACATCAGAACAATCTAACCGAATGTAAAGCAGAGTCTCTAGTAGCACTGAAACAAGCCCAAGACGAATACgctataaaagaaaaagaattattaGAAGATAAGAGGAATTTAAAGGCTCTAATGAGAGAACAAGATTTGAGCCATCAAGATCAAATTAAAGCTCTGAAAATGCAAAACAGCGAAGACGTTAGTAAAGCGAGGAGCGAATTCGAAACTAGAGCCAAGGAAATGGAGATGAAATACGAGAAGAAATACACGGAATTGAGAGCGCATCTTAACGAAAAACACGCCATGGAAATATCGGAAGTGgaagaaagaaaaaacgaacacatatcaaatttaatgaaacaccACGAGATATCTTTCAACGAAATGAAGAATTACTACAACGACATCACCTTAAACAACCTCTCCTTGATCAGCACCCTGAAAGACCAAATGGAGATACTGAGGAAACAGAATGAACGAATGTCGAAGCAAGTAGCAGATTTAACTGCTGAAAATAAACGGCTAGCGGATCCTCTAAAAGAAGCATTGGAtcaaattaaagaatataaaagaCAGTTGGAGAATTACGAAAGAGATAAACAAGCTTTGGCTAACGCTAAATTGATGTTATCGCAGAAATTGAAGTGTTTGGAGGATTTGAGGTGGTCGTACGACGCATTGGAATTGAGATTTGAGACTCTGGAAAAAGAACGAGACGAATTAAATAACAGATTCGTACAAGCAGTTTTGGAAGTACAACAAAAAACTA GTGTTAAGAATTTGTTGCTCAATAAACGTATACAAACTTTGAGTCAGGTAGCTGAGCATAGGGAAATAGTGATTGCGGAGCTACAAGCAGTCGCTAAAACGCCTCCTTTGAGATCGAATCAGAAATTGGAGGAGATTTTGTCGAAGAAAAACGCTCAAATTGCGGATTTGCAGTATGAGTTGGCTCGTGTTTGTAAAGCGCATGACGATCTTTTGGAGACGTTCGAGGAGAAATTGCAAGTTTACGGTATACCGAAACAGGAACTCGGTTTTACTCCTTTGAAGATAATTCCGGAAGGACAAGGAGGTTTGGCGACAGGACCGGCTGGATTGGTGGCGGCGAATCGATGA